GAGCCGCGTGATCCGGCTCTGGAAATCGCCGTCGAAAAGGCGATGCAGCGTCTCATAGTCGTCCGGGTGCAGTTCCATCGCCGAGAGCCGGTCCTGCGGCCGAAACAGCATGCGGGCGAGCTTGGGTGAGCCGGGGTAGTGCGTGAGTCCGCCATCCGGCCCACCATCCGTATTGAGATTGCGCACGGCGGCGAGATAGGGCTCGAGAATGGCGCCGACCGGGGCGGGGAGTTCGGCGCCGATCAGCCTGCCGATGCCGTCGCGCCATTCGCCCGTCTTCTGCGCCTCCTCACCCGAGAGATCGTAGAGCCCGATGCCGGCATGGGTGTCCAGCACCCGGAAGGCCCTGTCCTTCTGCTTGAGGTAGCTGACGAGCCGCGCCAGCACCGCGTGCTTCAGGACATCGGCGAAATTGCCCGCGTGATAGATGTGCCGGTAGTTCATAAGGGCCGCCGATGGCTGCGATCAATTGTTTCAATGGATGGCGAATGGGACTTTGAGCCCCCTGGCGGATGCCATATAGAAAAGCCATGAACGTTGCGACCCCCATCAGAGCAGAAAAATCGGTCGGCCATTCGGTCTGTCCGCATGACTGTCCCTCGGCTTGCGCGCTGGAAGTGGACCTTACCGCGGAGGGGCGGATCGGCCGCGTCCGTGGTGCCGCCGCAAACAGCTACACGGCCGGCGTCATCTGCGCCAAGGTGGCGCGCTATGCCGAGCGCATCTACCATCCCGGCCGGTTGATGGTGCCGCAGCGCCGCGTCGGCGCCAAGGGCGAGGGGAAATGGCAGGAGATCTCCTGGGAGTCTGCCCTCGACGAAATCGCCGATCAGTTCGTCAAGGCTGAGCAGAGGCACGGCTCGGAAGCGGTCTGGCCCTATTTCTATGCCGGCACCATGGGGCAGGTGCAGCGCGATTCCATCGAGCGCCTGCGTCATGCCAAGCGCTATTCCGGCTTTTTCGGGTCGATCTGCACCAACATGGCCTGGACCGGCTTCACCATGGCGACCGGAGCCTTGCGCGGCCCGGATCCGCGCGAGATGGCCAAGTCCGATTGCGTGGTGATCTGGGGCACGAATGCGGTGGCGACGCAGGTCAACGTGATGACCCATGCGGTCAAGGCCCGCAAGGAGCGCGGCGCCAAGATCGTCGTCATCGACGTCTACGACAATCCGACGGTCAAGCAGGCCGATCTGGGCCTCGTCCTGAAGCCGGGCACCGACGCGGCGCTCGCCTGCGCAGTCATGCATATCGCCTTCCGCGACGGCTATGCGGATCGCGCCTATATGGCGGAATTCGCCGACGATCCGGCCGGGCTGGAGGCGCATCTCAAGACACGCGGGCCGGAATGGGCCTCGGCGATCACTGGGCTCTCGGTCGAGGAAATCGAAACCGTCGCAAAGCTCGTCGGGACGACACCCAAAACCTATTTCCGCTTGGGCTACGGCTTCACCCGCCAGCGCAACGGCTCGGTCGCCATTCACGCCGCCGCGTCCGTCGCGACCGTCCTCGGTTCGTGGAAGCACGAGGGCGGTGGCGCTTTCCATTCCAACAACGACATCTTCAAGCTCGACAAGCGGGAGCTCGTCGGCACGGCGCTCCACGATCCGGAAGTGCGAATGCTCGACCAGTCGCAGATCGGCCGCGTGCTGACGGGCGATGCCGAGGCGCTGCGCCATCGCGGTCCGGTGACGGCCCTGCTGATCCAGAACACCAATCCCGCCAACGTCGCGCCCGAGCAACGGCTGGTGAAGCGGGGCTTCCTGCGCGACGACCTCTTCGTCGCCGTGCACGAACAGTTCATGACCGACACAGCCCGACTCGCCGATATCGTCCTGCCGGCCAGCATGTTCCTGGAGCATGACGATCTCTACCGCGGCGGCGGGCACCAGCACATTCTGATCGGCCCGAAAATCGTCGAGCCACCGCCGACCGTGCGCACCAACCTTTTCGTCATCGAGGAACTGGCCAAGCGCCTCGGCGTCGCCGACCGTCCCGGTTTTGGCCTCTCGGAGCGGCAGCATATCGATCGATTGCTGGCCAATTACGGCATCGGCTATGACGAGATGAAAGAGAAGAAATGGCTCGATTGCCAGCCCGGCTTCGAAGAAGCACATTTCCTCAAAGGCTTCGGCCACCCGGACGGCAAGTTCCGCTTCAAGGCCGACTGGACCGGCACGCCGGCGCCGAATCGGCCTCCCAAGTCGATGGGCCCGCAGGGCCCGCACGAGAACCTTCCTGAGTTCCCCGACCACGTGGATCTGATCGAAGTAGCCGACGAGCGCCATCCGTTCCGGCTGGCGACCTCGCCGGCCCGCTCCTTCCTGAATTCGACCTTCTCCGAGACGCCCTCGTCGATCGAGAAGGAAGGGCGCCCCGAGGTGATGATCAATGCGGACGACGCCGCCGCGCTCGGCATCGCCGACGCTGACGTCGTCAGGCTCGGCAACGACCGCGGCGAAATCCGCCTGCATGCCAGGATCGGCGGCGGCGCCCGCCGCGGCGTCGTCGTCGCAGAGGGGCTCTGGCCGAACGGCGCCCATCTCGACGGCGAGGGCATCAACGTCCTGACCGGCGCCGACGCTGTCGCTCCCTATGGCGGCGCGGCCTTCCACGACAATCGGGTGTGGGTGCGCCGAGCCTGAACAATCATTCGCAACACTCGCAGGAAGCGGGGGAACTCCTCTATCAAGGATCTCCCGACCAAGGATCGCTTATGACAAAGCATGACGACCCGCGCATCCGGATCATCGACCGTCGGTCTCTCTGGAAGGGCTTTATCAGCCTCGAGGAGGTCACGCTTGAGCAACAGATGTCCGGCGGCAGGACTGCCCGTCTCGTTCGCGAAGTGCACGACCACGGCCGCGCCGCGACGATCCTGCTGTTCGACCCGGAACGCCGGATCGTGGTGCTCGTCCGGCAGTTCCGTCTTCCCGTCCTCCTGCAGGGCGAGCCGGCTTTCCTGATCGAGACGCCGGCCGGCCTGCTCGACGGCGAGGCGCCGGAAGTGGCGATCTGCCGCGAAGCAATGGAGGAGACCGGCTATCGCATCGAGAGCGCCATGCATCTCTTCGACGCTTATATGAGCCCCGGCTCGATAACCGAGCGCACGAGTTTCTTTCTTGGCCGCATCGACACGTCCAAGAAGGTGGCGGCCGGCGGCGGGCTTGCGCATGAGGGCGAAGACATCGAGGTGCTTGAAATTGCTTTGGATGAGGCCGTCGCGATGATCGGCACCGGCGAAATTTGTGACGCGAAGACGATCATGCTGCTGCAATGGGCCATGCTGAACCGGGCCGCACTGGCGGCTTAACCCATTGATACAGCATACATTACCGATAATTCACTTTTTGTCCGCACCATGCTGGGGTAAATCGATCGTGTCTTTTTCAACGACACGGGCGATCCATGACGGCCCCTTCCTCCCTCCACGAAATTGAAGCCCAAGACGAACCGGCCGAGGGCGGGTGGCGGCCATTCCTGAGGCGTCACCAACGCTACCTTTCCGCCATAGGCACCCTCGCGATGATCGCGCTCTTCGGCGTGGCGATATTCCATCTCACGGCCGAGGTGAAGTATGAGGATGTGGTGGCTGCCCTGGCGGGCACGAGCTGGACCACGGTGGCAACCGCTGTCCTGTTCACCGGGCTGAGCTTTCTCGCACTCACCTTCTACGATGTGGGCGCGCTCGACTACATCAAGCGAAAGCTTCCTTACGCCGATGTCGCCCTGACGGCGGCCTGTGCCTATGCGGTCGGCAACACGGCGGGCTTCGGACCTTTGAGCGGCGGCGCGATCCGGTATCGGTCCTACTCCCGCCTC
This DNA window, taken from Sinorhizobium fredii NGR234, encodes the following:
- a CDS encoding 23S rRNA (adenine(2030)-N(6))-methyltransferase RlmJ gives rise to the protein MNYRHIYHAGNFADVLKHAVLARLVSYLKQKDRAFRVLDTHAGIGLYDLSGEEAQKTGEWRDGIGRLIGAELPAPVGAILEPYLAAVRNLNTDGGPDGGLTHYPGSPKLARMLFRPQDRLSAMELHPDDYETLHRLFDGDFQSRITRLDGWLALGAHLPPKEKRGLVLVDPPFEKEGEYERLAEGLAKAYRRFSGGIYCLWYPLKKGAPIKEFHEALRALQIPKMLCAELSVRSDRDTTGLAGSGLVIVNPPYTLKSELDILLPFLKERLRQDRFASARCFWLRGEAALNQGP
- a CDS encoding molybdopterin-containing oxidoreductase family protein codes for the protein MPYRKAMNVATPIRAEKSVGHSVCPHDCPSACALEVDLTAEGRIGRVRGAAANSYTAGVICAKVARYAERIYHPGRLMVPQRRVGAKGEGKWQEISWESALDEIADQFVKAEQRHGSEAVWPYFYAGTMGQVQRDSIERLRHAKRYSGFFGSICTNMAWTGFTMATGALRGPDPREMAKSDCVVIWGTNAVATQVNVMTHAVKARKERGAKIVVIDVYDNPTVKQADLGLVLKPGTDAALACAVMHIAFRDGYADRAYMAEFADDPAGLEAHLKTRGPEWASAITGLSVEEIETVAKLVGTTPKTYFRLGYGFTRQRNGSVAIHAAASVATVLGSWKHEGGGAFHSNNDIFKLDKRELVGTALHDPEVRMLDQSQIGRVLTGDAEALRHRGPVTALLIQNTNPANVAPEQRLVKRGFLRDDLFVAVHEQFMTDTARLADIVLPASMFLEHDDLYRGGGHQHILIGPKIVEPPPTVRTNLFVIEELAKRLGVADRPGFGLSERQHIDRLLANYGIGYDEMKEKKWLDCQPGFEEAHFLKGFGHPDGKFRFKADWTGTPAPNRPPKSMGPQGPHENLPEFPDHVDLIEVADERHPFRLATSPARSFLNSTFSETPSSIEKEGRPEVMINADDAAALGIADADVVRLGNDRGEIRLHARIGGGARRGVVVAEGLWPNGAHLDGEGINVLTGADAVAPYGGAAFHDNRVWVRRA
- a CDS encoding NUDIX domain-containing protein; the encoded protein is MTKHDDPRIRIIDRRSLWKGFISLEEVTLEQQMSGGRTARLVREVHDHGRAATILLFDPERRIVVLVRQFRLPVLLQGEPAFLIETPAGLLDGEAPEVAICREAMEETGYRIESAMHLFDAYMSPGSITERTSFFLGRIDTSKKVAAGGGLAHEGEDIEVLEIALDEAVAMIGTGEICDAKTIMLLQWAMLNRAALAA